In the Lepus europaeus isolate LE1 chromosome 18, mLepTim1.pri, whole genome shotgun sequence genome, one interval contains:
- the SMG8 gene encoding nonsense-mediated mRNA decay factor SMG8, translated as MRGKQKLKKRRRDFKNAQKSVGFTGRTGRTREEAYTMAGPVSLRELLMGASAWTSSESPGESPTEGGASAAGGPEPPWREDEICVVGIFGKTALRLNSEKFSLVNTVCDRQVFPLFRQQDPGDPGPGIKTETGTAGEAGGAGDPGAAAGDPVRGGASATEGSRTDPGSQDYSLLQAYYNQESKVLYLLLTSICDNSQLLRACRALQSGEAGGGLSLPHAETHEFWKHQEKLQCLSLLYLFSVCHILLLVHPTCSFDITYDRVFRALDGLRQKVLPLLKTAIKDCPVGKDWKLNCRPCPPRLLFLFQLNGALKVEPPRNQDPAHPDKPKKHSPKRRLQHALEDQIYRIFRKSRVLTNQSINCLFTVPANQAFVYIVPGSQEEDPVGMLLDQLRSHCTVKDAESLLVPAPLSGPRRYQVMRQHNRQQLSFHIDSSSSSSSGQLVDFTLREFLWQHVELVLSKKGFDDSVGRNPQPSHFELPTYQKWISAASKLYEVAIDGKEEDLGSPTGELTSKILSSIKVLEGFLDIDTKFSENRCQKALPMAHSAYQSNLPHNYTMTVHKNQLAQALRVYSQHARGPAFHKYAMQLHEDCYKFWSNGHQLCEERSLTDQHCVHKFHSLPKSGEKPEADRNPPVLYHNSRARSTGACNCGRKQAPRDDPFDIKAANYDFYQLLEEKCCGKLDHINFPVFEPSTPDPAPAKNESSPAPPDSDADKLKEKEPQTQGESTSLSLALSLGQSTDSLGTYPADPQAGGDNPEVHGQGEVKTEKRPNLVDRQASTVEYLPGMLHSNCPKGLLPKFSSWSLVKLGPAKSYNFHTGLDQQGFIPGTNYLMPWDIVIRTRAEEEGDLDTNSWPAPNKAIPGKRSAVVMGRGRRRDDIARAFVGFEYEDSRGRRFMCSGPDKVMKVMGSGPKESALKALNSDMPLYILSSSQGRGLKPHYAQLMRLFVVVPDAPLQIILMPQVQPGPPPCPVFYPEKQEITLPPDGLWVLRFPYAYVTERGPCFPPKENVQLMSYKVLRGVLKAVTQ; from the exons ATGAGAGGAAAGCAGAAGCTGAAGAAGCGGAGGAGGGATTTCAAGAACGCACAAAAGTCGGTTGGGTTTACTGGGAGGACCGGAAGGACCCGAGAGGAGGCTTACACCATGGCGGGTCCTGTGAGCTTACGGGAGCTTCTAATGGGAGCCTCAGCTTGGACGAGCTCAGAAAGTCCCGGAGAGTCCCCTACAGAGGGCGGAGCAAGCGCGGCTGGCGGACCGGAGCCCCCCTGGCGAGAGGATGAGATCTGCGTGGTAGGAATCTTCGGAAAGACGGCTCTGCGCCTGAATTCCGAGAAGTTCTCTCTTGTGAACACCGTGTGCGACCGGCAGGTCTTTCCCCTCTTTCGCCAGCAGGATCCTGGCGACCCAGGCCCCGGAATCAAGACCGAGACTGGCACGGCTGGGGAGGCTGGTGGAGCCGGGGACCCTGGGGCTGCCGCCGGGGATCCAGTTCGGGGCGGTGCCTCTGCCACGGAAGGTAGCCGAACCGATCCAGGTTCCCAGGACTACAGCCTTCTGCAGGCCTATTACAACCAAGAAAGCAAagttctctatctccttctcacTTCCATCTGTGACAATTCACAGCTTCTGCGAGCTTGTCGGGCCCTTCAGAGCGGGGAAGCTGGAGGCGGCCTCTCTTTACCTCATGCGGAAACGCACGAGTTCTGGAAGCATCAGGAGAAGCTGCAGTGCCTCAGTCTCCTTTACCTTTTCTCCGTCTGCCACATCCTGCTCCTGGTCCATCCCACTTGTTCCTTTGACATCACTTATGATCGAGTGTTCAGAGCCCTGGATGGACTGAGACAGAAAGTACTGCCTCTCCTGAAAACAGCCATTAAAGATTGTCCGGTGGGCAAAGACTGGAAGCTTAATTGCCGACCTTGCCCACCAAGGCTCCTTTTCCTCTTTCAACTCAATGGCGCCCTCAAGGTGGAACCCCCTCGGAACCAAGACCCAGCTCATCCAGACAAGCCCAAGAAACATTCTCCCAAAAGGAGACTGCAGCATGCCCTGGAGGATCAAATCTATAGAATCTTCCGGAAGAGTCGTGTCTTGACCAATCAGAGTATCAACTGTCTCTTTACTGTGCCTGCCAACCAAGCTTTTGTGTACATTGTCCCCGGAAGCCAGGAAGAGGACCCAGTAGGCATGTTGCTGGACCAACTTAGGAGTCACTGTACTGTTAAGGACGCcgagtctttgctggtgcctgcACCCCTTTCTGGGCCCAGGCGATACCAGGTGATGAGACAGCACAACCGACAACAACTTTCCTTCCATATTGACAGCAGCAGTTCCAGTTCTTCAGGCCAGCTAGTGGATTTCACTCTCCGGGAATTCCTATGGCAGCATGTGGAGCTAGTCTTAAGCAAGAAGGGCTTTGATGACAGCGTGGGCAGGAACCCACAGCCTTCCCATTTTGAACTTCCCACTTACCAGAAGTGGATCTCCGCAGCTTCAAAACTGTATGAAGTAGCTATTGATGGGAAAGAGGAGGACTTGGGTTCACCCACTGGGGAGCTAACATCTAAGATTTTAAGCAGTATTAAAGTCTTGGAAGGGTTTTTGGATATTGACACAAAATTCTCAGAAAACCGATGCCAAAAAGCTTTACCCATGGCCCATAGTGCTTACCAGTCAAATTTGCCTCATAATTACACAATGACTGTCCATAAGAATCAGCTTGCCCAGGCTCTTCGAGTGTACAGTCAACATGCTAGAGGTCCAGCCTTTCACAAATATGCCATGCAGTTACATGAGGACTGCTACAAATTTTGGAGCAATGGCCATCAGCTCTGTGAGGAGAGGAGTTTAACTGATCAACACTGTGTACATAAATTTCACTCATTACCTAAATCAG GAGAAAAACCAGAGGCTGACAGAAATCCTCCTGTGCTGTATCACAACAGTCGGGCTCGATCCACTGGTGCCTGTAACTGTGGCAGGAAACAAGCACCTCGAGATGATCCCTTTGACATCAAGGCAGCTAACTATGACTTTTATCAG CTTCTGGAAGAAAAATGTTGTGGAAAATTGGATCATATCAATTTCCCAGTATTTGAACCAAGTACTCCAGATCCTGCTCCTGCCAAAAATGAATCCTCTCCTGCCCCTCCAGATTCAGATGCTGATAAACTTAAGGAAAAAGAACCTCAAACCCAAGGAGAGAGCACAAGCCTAAGTTTAGCTTTGAGTTTGGGCCAGTCCACAGATAGCTTAGGTACCTATCCAGCTGATCCGCAAGCAGGAGGAGACAATCCAGAAGTTCATGGTCAAGGAGAAGTGAAAACTGAGAAGAGACCAAACTTGGTTGATCGACAAGCATCCACAGTTGAGTATCTTCCAGGCATGCTACATTCAAATTGCCCTAAAGGTCTCCTACCCAAATTCTCCAGCTGGTCTTTGGTTAAACTAGGTCCTGCCAAATCTTATAACTTTCATACAGGTTTGGACCAACAGGGCTTCATTCCAGGAACAAACTATCTTATGCCTTGGGACATTGTCATCAGGACTAGAGCTGAAGAAGAAGGAGACTTAGACACAAATTCTTGGCCTGCTCCAAATAAAGCTATTCCTGGAAAGAGAAGTGCAGTTGTAATGGGAAGAGGAAGACGGCGAGACGACATAGCTCGAGCTTTTGTGGGCTTCGAGTATGAAGATTCTCGAGGTCGGAGGTTCATGTGCTCAGGACCTGACAAAGTAATGAAAGTAATGGGAAGTGGACCCAAGGAATCAGCTTTGAAAGCCCTAAACAGTGATATGCCCTTATATATTCTGTCATCATCTCAGGGTAGAGGGCTCAAACCACATTATGCCCAACTTATGAGGCTTTTTGTAGTGGTTCCTGATGCTCCTTTGCAGATAATACTAATGCCTCAG GTTCAGCCAGGCCCACCACCATGTCCAGTATTCTAtccagaaaaacaagaaatcaCTCTCCCACCTGATGGCCTTTGGGTTTTGAGATTTCCTTATGCATATGTGACTGAGAGAGGACCTTGTTTCCCTCCCAAGGAAAATGTACAGTTAATGAGCTACAAGGTGCTCCGTGGGGTTCTTAAAGCAGTAACACAGTAA